In Bacteroides coprosuis DSM 18011, the following are encoded in one genomic region:
- a CDS encoding Pirin domain protein (COGs: COG1741 Pirin-related protein~InterPro IPR003829:IPR008778~KEGG: amt:Amet_1450 pirin domain-containing protein~PFAM: Pirin, N-terminal; Pirin, C-terminal~SPTR: Pirin domain protein;~IMG reference gene:2504106941~PFAM: Pirin C-terminal cupin domain; Pirin) — translation MKVKLVAPMEFQLAVQNPYILCFHHRDAFPKGTKQMTPIQYLPNRNPNGDFDLLAPWRMYYGNKIPGFPVHPHRGFETITVVTKGYADHFDSFGCYGRYGEGDVQWMTAGKGIQHSEMFPLLSEEQENPMELFQIWLNLPKKDKMVEPNYKMLWAEDIPTTVVDHEGSKATVRVLAGEFNGILSLDPTPHSWAFDRKNRVCILLLELEPHAKITLPKVSSTLNRSIYHYSQNQAEVDLEGQGLSEGMYAQLEGNEEITVQNTSRKVAKLLVLEGEPINEPVSAHGPFVMNSKQEILQAFEDFRKTEFGGWPWDAEDPVNDKDAPRFASFQEGEKEYPLS, via the coding sequence ATGAAAGTAAAACTAGTAGCTCCAATGGAGTTTCAACTCGCTGTACAAAATCCTTATATCTTATGTTTTCACCACAGAGATGCTTTCCCAAAAGGCACTAAACAGATGACTCCTATTCAGTATTTACCCAATCGCAACCCCAATGGAGATTTTGATTTATTAGCCCCATGGAGGATGTATTATGGAAATAAAATTCCTGGATTTCCCGTACACCCACATAGAGGTTTTGAAACCATAACAGTAGTAACCAAAGGCTATGCCGATCACTTTGATTCGTTTGGATGTTACGGGAGATATGGTGAAGGAGATGTACAATGGATGACTGCCGGAAAGGGCATTCAACACTCTGAGATGTTTCCTCTACTTAGCGAAGAGCAAGAGAACCCGATGGAATTATTCCAAATATGGCTCAATCTCCCTAAAAAGGATAAGATGGTTGAACCTAATTACAAAATGCTGTGGGCTGAAGATATTCCAACAACAGTAGTGGATCATGAGGGGTCAAAGGCTACTGTTAGGGTTCTTGCTGGAGAATTTAATGGGATACTCTCACTCGACCCTACTCCTCATTCATGGGCATTTGATAGAAAGAATAGAGTTTGTATTTTACTCCTAGAACTAGAGCCTCATGCAAAAATCACCCTACCAAAGGTATCTTCTACCCTCAATAGATCTATTTATCATTACTCTCAAAATCAAGCAGAAGTAGATTTAGAGGGTCAAGGATTATCTGAGGGAATGTATGCGCAGTTAGAGGGTAACGAAGAGATTACGGTTCAGAATACAAGTCGGAAAGTTGCCAAACTCTTAGTTCTTGAAGGTGAGCCAATAAATGAGCCAGTATCAGCACATGGTCCTTTTGTGATGAATAGTAAGCAAGAGATTTTACAAGCTTTTGAGGATTTTAGAAAAACAGAATTTGGCGGGTGGCCTTGGGATGCAGAAGACCCCGTCAATGACAAGGATGCACCTCGCTTTGCGAGCTTTCAAGAAGGGGAAAAAGAGTATCCACTTTCTTGA
- a CDS encoding signal recognition particle-docking protein FtsY (COGs: COG0552 Signal recognition particle GTPase~InterPro IPR004390:IPR013822:IPR000897:IPR003593~KEGG: bfs:BF2508 putative recognition particle-docking protein~PFAM: Signal recognition particle, SRP54 subunit, GTPase; Signal recognition particle, SRP54 subunit, helical bundle~SMART: Signal recognition particle, SRP54 subunit, GTPase; Signal recognition particle, SRP54 subunit, helical bundle; ATPase, AAA+ type, core~SPTR: Putative uncharacterized protein;~TIGRFAM: Cell division transporter substrate-binding protein FtsY~IMG reference gene:2504106942~PFAM: SRP54-type protein, GTPase domain; SRP54-type protein, helical bundle domain~TIGRFAM: signal recognition particle-docking protein FtsY): MGIFNFFSKEKKKTLDQGLSKTKESVFSKIARVVAGKSKVDDDVLDDLEEVLITSDVGVDTTLKIIERIENRVSKDKYVNTKELNAILREEIASLLIENKASDAAFDLPQRDTPYVIMVVGVNGVGKTTTIGKIAAKFKAAGKSVYLGAADTFRAAAVEQLEIWGERVGVPVIKQKMGSDPASVAFDTLSSAVANHADVVIIDTAGRLHNKINLMNELTKIKNVMKKIIPDAPSEVLLVLDGSTGQNAFEQAKQFTLATEVNSLAITKLDGTAKGGVVIGISDQFQIPVKYIGLGEGIDDLQVFNKEEFVDSLFGEQ, translated from the coding sequence ATGGGAATATTTAATTTTTTCTCTAAGGAGAAGAAAAAGACCTTGGACCAAGGTTTGTCAAAAACTAAAGAGAGTGTTTTTAGTAAAATAGCTCGTGTTGTTGCAGGAAAGTCAAAAGTTGATGATGACGTTCTTGATGACCTAGAAGAAGTCTTGATTACATCTGATGTTGGCGTAGATACTACACTCAAGATTATTGAGCGAATAGAGAATAGAGTATCGAAAGATAAATACGTCAATACGAAAGAATTAAATGCTATTCTTCGTGAAGAAATTGCATCCCTTTTAATAGAAAACAAAGCAAGTGATGCTGCTTTTGATCTTCCTCAAAGAGATACACCTTACGTTATTATGGTGGTTGGTGTGAATGGTGTGGGTAAAACTACTACTATCGGGAAGATAGCCGCTAAGTTCAAGGCTGCTGGTAAATCAGTATATCTTGGAGCAGCAGATACTTTCAGAGCAGCTGCTGTTGAGCAATTGGAGATTTGGGGAGAGAGAGTAGGGGTTCCTGTTATCAAACAAAAGATGGGTTCCGACCCAGCATCAGTAGCTTTTGATACCTTGAGTTCGGCTGTAGCCAATCATGCAGATGTTGTAATTATCGATACCGCAGGTAGATTACACAACAAAATCAACCTCATGAATGAATTGACTAAAATTAAGAATGTAATGAAGAAAATCATACCCGATGCCCCTTCCGAAGTTCTTTTAGTCCTCGATGGCTCTACGGGTCAAAATGCATTTGAACAAGCAAAACAATTTACTCTAGCTACAGAAGTAAACTCATTGGCTATTACCAAACTAGATGGTACGGCAAAGGGTGGTGTAGTGATAGGTATCTCAGATCAATTCCAAATTCCTGTTAAATATATTGGCCTTGGTGAGGGCATAGACGATTTACAAGTGTTTAATAAGGAGGAATTTGTAGACTCACTATTTGGAGAACAATAA
- a CDS encoding Ribosomal protein S12 methylthiotransferase rimO (COGs: COG0621 2-methylthioadenine synthetase~HAMAP: Ribosomal protein S12 methylthiotransferase RimO~InterProIPR005839:IPR005840:IPR013848:IPR007197:IPR 006638~KEGG: bfs:BF2507 putative oxidoreductase~PFAM: Radical SAM; Methylthiotransferase, N-terminal~SMART: Elongator protein 3/MiaB/NifB~SPTR: Putative uncharacterized protein;~TIGRFAM: Ribosomal protein S12 methylthiotransferase RimO; Methylthiotransferase~IMG reference gene:2504106943~PFAM: Radical SAM superfamily; Uncharacterized protein family UPF0004~TIGRFAM: ribosomal protein S12 methylthiotransferase RimO; radical SAM methylthiotransferase, MiaB/RimO family), whose product MKKTIDIITLGCSKNLVDSEQLIRQLEASGYHVEHDPEEPQGDIAVINTCGFIGDAKEESINMILEFAQAKEEGVLDKLFVMGCLSERYLKELQIEIPQVDKFYGKFDWKGLLADLGKNYDPKLHLERSLTTPDHYAYLKISEGCDRTCSYCAIPIITGKHVSRPMEDILDEVKLLVGQGVREFQVIAQELTYYGVDLYKKQRLPELIERMAAIPGVEWIRLHYAYPAHFPYDLLRVMRENDNVCKYLDIALQHISDNMLSKMRRNVTKADTLEMIRRMRAEVPGIHIRTTLMVGHPGETEQDFEELKDFVREVKFDRMGAFAYSEEEGTFSAKNYEDEISDDVKQARLSELMDIQQSVSAEVAQRKVGTEQRVIIDRIEGEYFIGRTQYDSPEVDPEVLIKDEGQDIEIGYFYDVKISGSDDFDLYGDLI is encoded by the coding sequence ATGAAGAAAACAATAGATATTATTACTTTAGGTTGCTCAAAGAACCTAGTCGATTCAGAGCAACTTATCCGTCAACTAGAAGCTTCTGGCTATCATGTAGAACACGATCCAGAAGAACCTCAAGGCGATATCGCCGTTATTAATACATGTGGATTTATAGGTGATGCAAAAGAAGAATCAATCAATATGATTCTGGAATTTGCTCAAGCCAAAGAAGAAGGAGTGTTGGATAAGCTTTTCGTGATGGGATGTTTATCTGAACGCTATTTGAAAGAACTTCAAATTGAAATCCCTCAAGTTGATAAGTTTTATGGTAAATTTGATTGGAAAGGTTTATTAGCTGATTTAGGGAAAAACTACGATCCAAAGCTTCATTTGGAACGTAGCCTAACTACTCCCGATCACTATGCCTACTTGAAAATATCAGAGGGTTGTGATCGTACTTGTTCGTATTGTGCTATCCCCATTATTACCGGTAAACATGTTTCTCGACCTATGGAAGATATCCTCGATGAGGTGAAACTATTAGTAGGACAGGGAGTGAGAGAGTTTCAGGTAATAGCTCAAGAACTAACCTACTATGGTGTAGATCTGTATAAAAAACAACGTCTTCCTGAGTTAATAGAGCGTATGGCTGCTATTCCTGGTGTAGAATGGATTCGTTTACACTACGCCTATCCAGCACACTTCCCATACGATTTATTGCGTGTTATGCGTGAGAACGATAATGTATGTAAGTACTTAGATATCGCATTGCAACATATCTCAGATAATATGCTTTCTAAGATGCGTCGTAATGTAACCAAGGCAGATACCTTGGAAATGATAAGACGTATGCGAGCAGAAGTTCCAGGCATTCATATTCGTACTACATTAATGGTTGGGCATCCAGGAGAAACAGAGCAAGACTTTGAAGAGCTGAAAGACTTTGTCCGTGAAGTGAAGTTCGATAGAATGGGAGCATTTGCCTATTCAGAAGAAGAAGGTACTTTCTCAGCTAAGAATTATGAAGATGAAATTTCTGATGATGTCAAACAGGCTCGCCTAAGTGAGTTGATGGATATTCAACAGAGTGTTTCTGCAGAGGTAGCTCAACGTAAAGTAGGTACCGAGCAACGCGTAATCATAGATCGTATCGAAGGAGAATATTTTATAGGAAGAACTCAATATGACTCTCCAGAAGTGGACCCAGAAGTTCTCATTAAAGATGAAGGGCAAGATATTGAAATTGGTTATTTCTATGATGTGAAGATTTCAGGTTCCGATGATTTTGATCTCTATGGAGATCTTATTTAA
- a CDS encoding Peptidoglycan-binding lysin domain protein (InterPro IPR018392:IPR002482~KEGG: bth:BT_0911 putative integration host factor IHF alpha subunit~PFAM: Peptidoglycan-binding lysin domain~SMART: Peptidoglycan-binding Lysin subgroup~SPTR: Putative uncharacterized protein;~IMG reference gene:2504106944~PFAM: Bacterial DNA-binding protein; LysM domain), producing MNSQLFIDKLASKINMQEADVSIYLETFVLGFATELQTYRKASFDPFGVFEVEKRLEYVEKREDGSKILNPPSLKVVFSSSAILGVLKLDENEEVNPVYELFEERYEWQKEATSLFIAQIKSVIKSQLLKDKKSVISGFGTFEGELGGDIIFTPDETFAETINKPFSHFQAVELSCNEKELKSTAASEVVDSSKPKEVQEASTQGNIEAEPRKEDDHSSAESVSVELNAPITHPEKKEEVGNEKPQEPLDTTPMAKESPIVQESKVEEKNPIANREDSIAQKEELPVKVSEAIEENIEQHTEELEDQLLRYDDRLAKIEQRLINKDQVITYYKRLTLLLGLILIGILVFWYWSAVLNKKNPEVLTYENPEVVHSQEVEELPVFFVDTLASETPALGDSLAIAENDTTLSIVKEETTSRDSIQSNFKTTEVVLHKLKAGETLRGLSLRYYQTKDKWNKIVEANPETIDDPDFVPVGTVLKIPK from the coding sequence GTGAATAGTCAGTTATTTATTGATAAGCTAGCAAGTAAAATTAATATGCAGGAGGCAGATGTTTCAATTTATCTTGAAACCTTTGTTTTAGGGTTTGCTACAGAACTGCAAACTTATAGAAAAGCTAGTTTTGATCCTTTCGGTGTCTTTGAAGTTGAAAAGCGTTTAGAGTATGTTGAAAAGCGAGAAGATGGTAGTAAAATACTGAATCCACCTTCTCTTAAGGTGGTTTTTTCATCCTCTGCTATATTGGGTGTTTTAAAGTTAGATGAAAATGAAGAAGTAAACCCTGTCTATGAACTATTTGAAGAACGCTATGAATGGCAGAAGGAAGCAACCTCCTTATTTATAGCTCAAATAAAATCGGTCATTAAATCTCAACTTTTAAAAGATAAGAAATCTGTTATTTCTGGTTTTGGTACTTTTGAAGGAGAGTTGGGAGGAGATATTATTTTTACTCCTGATGAGACTTTCGCTGAAACAATAAATAAACCCTTTTCTCATTTTCAGGCTGTTGAGTTGAGCTGTAATGAGAAGGAGTTGAAATCTACAGCTGCATCCGAGGTAGTAGATTCTTCAAAACCTAAAGAAGTACAAGAAGCATCTACTCAAGGCAATATTGAAGCAGAACCCCGTAAGGAGGACGATCATAGTTCTGCTGAATCTGTTTCTGTAGAACTTAATGCACCCATCACTCACCCAGAAAAGAAAGAAGAAGTTGGTAATGAAAAGCCTCAAGAACCCCTTGATACTACTCCAATGGCAAAAGAAAGCCCCATTGTTCAAGAGTCTAAAGTAGAGGAGAAGAATCCGATTGCAAACCGAGAAGATTCAATAGCTCAAAAAGAGGAGTTGCCCGTAAAAGTATCTGAAGCAATTGAGGAAAACATAGAACAACATACCGAAGAACTCGAAGATCAGTTATTACGATATGATGACCGTCTTGCCAAGATAGAGCAGCGACTGATTAATAAAGATCAAGTCATTACTTATTATAAGCGATTAACTCTTTTACTAGGGCTGATTCTTATTGGTATATTGGTGTTCTGGTATTGGTCTGCTGTCTTAAATAAAAAGAATCCTGAGGTCCTAACTTATGAAAACCCAGAGGTAGTTCATTCGCAAGAAGTGGAAGAGTTACCTGTATTCTTTGTTGATACGTTGGCATCAGAAACCCCTGCTTTAGGAGATAGCCTAGCAATAGCTGAAAATGATACAACTCTATCGATAGTAAAAGAGGAAACAACTTCAAGAGATAGTATTCAATCCAATTTTAAAACTACCGAAGTGGTACTTCACAAACTTAAAGCAGGAGAAACCCTCCGAGGTCTTTCTCTGCGTTACTACCAAACAAAGGATAAGTGGAATAAAATAGTTGAGGCTAATCCTGAGACAATTGATGATCCCGACTTTGTGCCTGTAGGAACTGTGTTGAAGATACCCAAATAA
- a CDS encoding protein of unknown function DUF1735 (InterPro IPR013728~KEGG: pmz:HMPREF0659_A7009 hypothetical protein~PFAM: Domain of unknown function DUF1735~SPTR: Putative uncharacterized protein;~IMG reference gene:2504106945~PFAM: Domain of unknown function (DUF1735)) produces the protein MKNHLFKYLACFAITVLFIGCNDSENYLLEKKIYFEKSEIKLEVEDQTTIDYELNCRLSKKSSSSEEVTYAIADKSAVDRYNQRNGTDYEAFDLANINLEETNTIISSGQVYSEKNILTLNNVDKMEEGKSYLVPIHITCSSTPVVEGEDTLYLVLTKPIRILKVGRFYSSSIKVPLLPTDPFKSVTYEALIYIDSFGGNNTIMGSEGTLILRIGDLALPGGANDLIQIAGSKQFHADQKFVANKWYHVAFTYDQPTGKAIIYIDGEKAAESTWDTPSFDLTRDGGGFFIGKIDGFMWGERPLYGKMSEVRLWSVARTQNQLQQNMTNVDPKSEGLVAYYKLNGTDQYQADNSQWFVKDQSEKGMNGIVNGGRREIQTFELDSPLSIK, from the coding sequence ATGAAGAATCATTTATTCAAATATTTAGCATGCTTCGCTATTACAGTTCTTTTTATAGGCTGTAATGATAGTGAAAATTACTTATTAGAGAAAAAAATATATTTCGAAAAGAGTGAAATCAAACTAGAAGTTGAAGATCAAACGACTATTGACTATGAGTTAAATTGTCGTTTATCAAAAAAAAGCTCATCATCAGAAGAAGTTACTTATGCTATAGCAGATAAAAGTGCTGTAGATAGGTATAATCAAAGAAATGGAACAGACTATGAAGCTTTTGATCTTGCCAATATAAATCTAGAAGAAACCAATACTATCATTTCAAGTGGTCAAGTATATTCTGAAAAGAATATTCTTACATTAAACAATGTAGATAAAATGGAAGAAGGAAAAAGTTACCTTGTTCCTATTCATATCACTTGCTCTTCAACTCCTGTTGTAGAGGGAGAAGATACCTTATATTTAGTGCTTACAAAACCTATTCGTATCCTAAAAGTAGGTAGATTCTACAGTAGCTCTATTAAGGTTCCTTTATTACCAACTGATCCTTTTAAATCAGTAACTTATGAAGCCTTGATTTATATTGACAGCTTTGGAGGTAATAACACAATTATGGGAAGTGAAGGTACACTTATTCTAAGAATCGGTGACTTAGCATTACCTGGAGGAGCTAATGATTTAATACAAATTGCAGGTAGCAAGCAATTCCATGCAGATCAGAAATTTGTAGCAAACAAATGGTATCATGTTGCCTTCACCTATGATCAACCTACAGGTAAAGCTATCATTTATATTGATGGAGAAAAAGCCGCAGAATCTACTTGGGATACTCCTTCCTTTGACCTTACCAGAGATGGTGGAGGATTCTTTATAGGAAAGATTGATGGCTTTATGTGGGGAGAACGCCCTCTTTATGGAAAAATGAGTGAAGTTAGACTTTGGAGTGTAGCTCGTACACAAAATCAATTACAGCAAAACATGACAAATGTTGATCCTAAATCTGAAGGTTTAGTAGCCTACTATAAACTAAATGGTACAGACCAGTATCAAGCTGATAATTCTCAATGGTTCGTGAAAGATCAGTCAGAAAAAGGAATGAACGGAATAGTAAACGGCGGAAGAAGAGAAATTCAAACTTTTGAATTAGATAGCCCTCTTAGTATTAAATAG
- a CDS encoding putative lipoprotein (KEGG: pmz:HMPREF0659_A7010 putative lipoprotein~SPTR: Putative uncharacterized protein;~IMG reference gene:2504106946) — protein MKLFKKILFILPLAGLLFTSCSKWTDAELKEIDHIGGFNTMDNEKSEAYYKDLRAWKKTAENYGRPVSFGWFSNWAPSGVVRKGYLTAVPDSIDIISMWSGAPGRYEITEAQKKDKEFVQKKKGIKLLEVSLLSHLGKGRTPKSVYEEVEKQAEEEGWSDSKLNLARKHARWDFWGFKSHDLNNKEELESALAQFAHALCDSLYTSDWDGFDIDWEPGAGFNDADGTINYSTFTFLVKEMGKYIGPKSDPEGKGHKLFCIDGEIGGLPAELDEYVDYWIRQAYGQSNPSFNTPGNKPEKLIITENFESSATWGGQLLRQAAAMPSEGYKGGVGAYRFDNDYSNSPDYKWMRQAIQINQEVFNKWKAEQGQEDSKNL, from the coding sequence ATGAAATTATTTAAAAAAATATTGTTCATTCTTCCTTTGGCTGGCCTGCTATTTACATCTTGCAGCAAATGGACAGATGCTGAACTAAAAGAAATAGATCACATCGGTGGATTCAACACCATGGATAATGAAAAAAGTGAAGCCTATTACAAAGACTTAAGAGCATGGAAGAAAACCGCTGAAAACTACGGTCGTCCTGTATCTTTTGGATGGTTCAGTAACTGGGCTCCATCTGGAGTTGTACGAAAAGGTTATTTAACCGCTGTTCCAGACAGTATCGATATCATATCTATGTGGAGTGGTGCTCCAGGTAGATATGAAATTACTGAAGCACAGAAAAAGGACAAAGAATTTGTTCAAAAGAAAAAAGGAATTAAACTATTGGAGGTAAGTCTCCTTTCTCATCTGGGCAAAGGAAGAACTCCAAAATCGGTGTATGAAGAAGTTGAAAAACAAGCTGAAGAAGAAGGCTGGTCGGACAGCAAACTTAATTTAGCTAGAAAGCATGCTCGTTGGGATTTTTGGGGCTTCAAATCACACGATTTGAATAATAAAGAAGAATTGGAATCTGCTTTAGCTCAATTCGCACATGCCCTTTGTGATTCACTTTATACTAGTGATTGGGATGGTTTTGATATTGACTGGGAACCAGGTGCTGGATTTAATGATGCGGATGGTACTATTAACTATTCTACATTTACATTCTTAGTGAAAGAGATGGGTAAATATATTGGTCCTAAAAGTGATCCAGAAGGTAAAGGACATAAACTTTTCTGTATTGATGGTGAAATAGGTGGACTTCCTGCCGAGTTAGATGAATATGTAGATTATTGGATTCGCCAAGCCTATGGACAAAGTAATCCAAGTTTTAACACTCCAGGTAATAAACCTGAAAAATTAATTATTACTGAAAACTTTGAATCTAGTGCTACTTGGGGAGGTCAGCTATTAAGACAAGCAGCAGCCATGCCTTCAGAAGGATATAAAGGAGGAGTAGGTGCTTATCGATTTGATAATGATTACTCAAACTCTCCTGATTATAAATGGATGCGCCAAGCAATACAGATAAATCAAGAAGTTTTCAATAAATGGAAAGCTGAACAAGGACAAGAAGACAGCAAAAATTTATAA
- a CDS encoding hypothetical protein (KEGG: bth:BT_4405 hypothetical protein~SPTR: Putative uncharacterized protein;~IMG reference gene:2504106947) yields the protein MKIKNYKYIIGALALGLFSSCDYESINTNQLEMTPEMGIMDGIAVGAPFKSIQQNVFPVGTQADDTDVINQYQIAYHLSADSWAGYFGQNNNWDGGRNHLTYVLNDGWISASYKAAYSSILDSWKKIKDEHEKIDMPETFALAQILKISAWHKATDMFGPIPYKHAGEPILVVPYDSQEDVYQYFFDDLSEAINILTPLAEQNGKLMANYDAIYAGSASKWVQYANSLKLRLAMRIRYADAEKAKRYAEEAVNHPIGVMMAKDDEAQISKGAGSVFVNNIEWLDKQYNESRMGSSILAYLSGYEDPRLPKYFEESDSPYAVEVPQGGKYQAIPTGHVKATNDYFKAFSHSNFKSETPTYWMRASEVYFLRAEGALIGWNMKGDAESLYKEGISISFEENGIPSSAVDAYINSGKAPAKYELEAPISVNVPAPTSATAEWEGSTEQKLEKIITQKWIALFPNGQEAWSEWRRTGYPKLHQVIKNNSGGEVSTEKGIRRMIYPKSERQSADQIENYNKAVELLGGPDKPSTNLWWDKK from the coding sequence ATGAAAATCAAAAATTATAAATATATCATAGGGGCTCTAGCTTTAGGTTTATTCTCTTCTTGTGATTATGAGAGTATAAATACCAATCAGTTGGAGATGACTCCCGAAATGGGAATAATGGATGGTATTGCTGTAGGTGCCCCTTTTAAATCCATTCAACAAAATGTATTCCCTGTTGGTACACAAGCCGACGATACAGATGTTATCAATCAATACCAAATTGCATACCACTTATCAGCAGATTCGTGGGCAGGCTATTTTGGACAAAACAACAACTGGGATGGTGGTAGAAACCATTTAACCTATGTTTTAAATGATGGATGGATTAGTGCTTCGTATAAGGCTGCTTACTCTAGCATTCTAGATTCTTGGAAAAAGATTAAGGATGAACATGAGAAAATAGATATGCCTGAAACATTTGCATTAGCTCAAATTCTTAAAATTTCAGCTTGGCACAAGGCTACTGATATGTTTGGTCCTATTCCTTATAAACATGCAGGTGAACCCATTTTAGTAGTACCTTATGATAGCCAAGAAGATGTATATCAATATTTCTTTGATGATTTATCTGAAGCTATCAATATATTGACTCCTCTAGCAGAACAAAATGGAAAACTAATGGCTAATTACGATGCTATCTATGCGGGTAGCGCTAGCAAATGGGTTCAATATGCGAACTCATTAAAACTTCGTTTAGCAATGCGTATTCGCTATGCTGATGCTGAAAAAGCTAAGCGTTATGCTGAAGAAGCCGTAAACCACCCTATCGGTGTAATGATGGCAAAAGACGACGAAGCACAAATAAGTAAAGGTGCTGGTTCTGTTTTTGTTAATAATATAGAGTGGCTAGACAAGCAATACAATGAATCAAGAATGGGTTCTTCCATACTAGCCTATCTTTCGGGTTACGAAGATCCTCGTTTACCTAAATATTTCGAAGAATCAGACAGTCCATATGCAGTAGAAGTACCCCAAGGTGGTAAATATCAAGCTATCCCTACAGGTCACGTAAAGGCAACAAATGACTACTTCAAAGCATTCTCACATTCAAACTTTAAATCAGAAACTCCAACTTATTGGATGCGTGCTTCAGAGGTTTATTTCCTTAGAGCAGAAGGTGCACTTATAGGATGGAATATGAAAGGTGATGCTGAATCTTTATATAAAGAAGGTATTTCTATCTCTTTTGAAGAGAATGGTATCCCTTCTTCGGCTGTAGATGCATATATCAACTCTGGAAAAGCTCCAGCTAAATATGAGCTTGAAGCACCAATTAGTGTAAATGTACCTGCTCCAACTTCAGCTACTGCTGAGTGGGAAGGCAGTACAGAGCAAAAGCTAGAAAAAATTATTACTCAAAAATGGATTGCCCTTTTTCCTAATGGACAAGAGGCTTGGAGTGAATGGAGACGTACTGGCTATCCAAAACTACATCAAGTAATTAAAAACAATAGTGGTGGTGAGGTTTCTACAGAAAAAGGTATCAGAAGAATGATTTACCCTAAATCTGAAAGACAATCTGCAGATCAAATAGAAAACTACAACAAAGCTGTTGAGCTTCTAGGTGGTCCTGACAAGCCAAGTACTAACCTATGGTGGGATAAAAAATAG